The Pseudomonadota bacterium nucleotide sequence CGCGCATCAGTTGGCAATGTCGACTTGATGCCGTCGGCCTGCCATGGACAAGATGCCACTGCTCTTGCGCAACTATTCGAGAGTCGACGAGCGTCAGAATCTGCTCGGATTGCAGTGGCGCTCGACGGGAAGCTTGTCGAAAACGAGGTAAGGGCTGAATTCGCACGCCTCTCCGACCTCGTAGCCTGTGACGACAACGAATGGCAGCGGCGGATTCCGGGGAAAGCTATCTTGCAGCAGTTCTCCTCGAAAACGGTGCTTGACGCCCCTCGTCTAAAGCGGCTTTACCTGAAGGCCGCGGCTGATTCCGCGCCTGATCCGTTCGCCGAGGTCAGGGAGGTGTTCAAGCACTTCTCCACGTTTGGCGTAGCCTGACATGCTCCGACACCGGGCGGATCGCACGAAGCGGCATTTCTAATGATGGTCACGAGACTTGCTTCCGCATGAGTGGAAGCCCACCTAGATGGGTAGAGCGTAGCGAAACCGTGCGCCGGGAGACCGGCAAGGAGTAGGGGAGTGCGTGTCTGCCACACTGAAGGTTTAGCAAGCCGCAGTGGCACCGAGTCATGCGCAGGTATCCGCGAGGGTATCGGCGAAGCGTTGACAGGTGAGCACATGGACCAGCCATTGAGCCGTGAAAAAGCGCTTGATCGCGAACGGGGAGGCCGCGGCTGCCGCGCGCGGCCGCGGCCCGGAGCGTCGCATCGTTGTCAAGCCCCGCCGCGCGGTCGAATGGGCGCTTTACTATCCGCCTTTGCTCGACACCCGACCCGAGCGCTACCCCGAGCCGTTACGGGCGGCGCTTGCCGCCTATCGACAAAACGATCTGCCCGCGGCCTTCGCGCGGCTCGAGGCACTTTCGCCCAAAGACCGCATGGGGCGCTTCTTCACGCTGCGGGCGGGGTTATTCCTGAGTGTGGGGCGAGTCGAGGAGGCCGAGCGGGATATTGCGGCGGCGCTCAAGGCCAACCCGAAGGAGGGTACGGCGCTCGCTCTACGCGCGGTGATTGCGGTGGTACGCAATGAGACCGAGGAGGCACTCCGTTTCGCCCAGGAAGCGGTCACGGCCGAGCCTCGTTCATCCACCCCGTATGTGGCTTTTGAGATCGAGCCGGCCCGAAAGAGCCTCGAAGAAGCCTCCCGACTCGCCCCCGAGGATGCGCTGGTCTGGGCGCGGCTCGCTGAGATCGAGCTTTCGCTGGGAGATCTCGACGCCGCCCTTGAAGCCACGCGCAAGGCCGAGCAACTCGATCCGGGTCTCTCGCGCACACAGAGTGTGCTCGGTTTCGCCTATCTCACCCGCATCGAGGTGGATCGCGCCAAGACTGCCTTCGAGCGCGCCCTCATGCTCGACCCCGCCGATCCCCTCCCCCGGCTCGGGCTCGCGCTGGCGAGGATCCGTGAGGGCGATGTCGATGAAGGCACCCAAGAGATCGAGACTGCTGCTTCCCTCGATCCCAATAACTCGCTTATCCGCAGCTATCTCGGTAAGGCTTACTTCGAGCAGAAGCGCGGCGGATTGGCCTCAACCGAGTTCGAGCAAGCCAAGCTCCTCGATCCCAAGGATCCGACACCGTGGTTTTATTCAGCCATCCACAAGCAGACGACGAATCGGCCGATCGAGGCGCTACACGATTTGCAGCACTCCATCGACCTCAACGATAACCGCGCGGTCTATCGCTCGCGCTTGCTGCTGGATGAAGATTTAGCGGCGCGTGGGGCCGCACTGGGGAGAATTTATCGCGACCTCGGATTTCAGCAAATCGGCTTAGTGGAAGGCTGGAAGTCCCTGAGCGTAGACCCGGCCGACTATGCAGCCCACCGGCTGCTAGCCGACTCGTACTCAGCCCTACCGCGGCATGAAATCGCGCGGGTAAGTGAACTCCTGCAGTCGCAGTTGCTGCAACCGATCAACATTACCCCGGTGCAACCGCAGTTGGCTGAAAGTGATCTATTCTTGCTCGGGGGCCTGGGTCCAGCCGATCCTTCCCTCAACGAATTCAACTCGCTCTTTCAGCGTAACCGCTTTAGTCTACTCGCTTCGGGTCTCGTGGGAAGCCAGGAGACCTACGGCGACGAGGTCGTGCAGTCGGGGATCTGGAATAACCTCTCCTATAGCCTCGGCCAATTTCATTACGAGACCGACGGCTTCAGGACGAATAACGATATAGACGTCGATATCTACAACGCCTTCGTGCAGGCGCGGCTCACGCCGAAAATCAGCGTGCAAGCCGAGATCCGCCGCCGCGAGGTCGCGCACGGCAATCTAGACGCCTTCTTCGAGCCGAGCGCTTTCGAGATGCAAAGGTCGCGTGATTTTCGGCGAGAGGCAGATTCCGACAGCTATCGTGCCGGGATCCACTTTCAACCTAATGAGGCTTCCGATCTGATTGCGTCGTTCATTTACCAAGAGTCCGACGTTGAGCTTGGACGGATGGGCCCGGTTCCCACGCGTAGCGACGCGCAAGCTTACATCGCCGAGACACAATACGTCATGAAGCACTCGATCTTCGATATGGTGCTTGGAGGCGGGTATTACGGACTAGACCTCCGCATTCCAACCGAAAGCCCCGAGGACTTGGTGACCGACCACGGGAACGCCTATATCTACACGCATATTCGGTACCCGCGGTCTGTTATTTGGCACGTCGGCTTGAGCGCCGACTGGTTTGATAACGATGAACTCGAAAGCTCTAGTTCCCTAAATCCGAAACTTGGGATCCTATGGAACATCACATCGCGGACGCTTTTTAGAGCGGGAGCATTCAAAGTACTGAAACGCTCTCTCATTGCAAACCAGACCTTGGAACCTACTCAGGTGGCTGGATTCAATCAGTTTTTCGATGACCCTAATGGAACCGAGGCGGTCCGCTACGGTGCCGGTATCGATCATCGCTTTAGCTCAAGCCTAAGCGGCGGTGCGGAAATATCTAAACGCGAGGTCGAAGTCCCGGTATCGGGTACTCCTGATCCGGACGATTCGGAAGAATCCCTCTACCGAATGTATTTGAACTGGGCACCGCACCCGCGATGGGCCGCGACGCTGGAATACGTTAAAGAAGACTTCGACAATCTCGAACCGGTTGGCCCGCGTGACACCGAGACGCAGACTCTACCCATTAGCGTGTCCTTCTTTGATCCCTCCGGTTTTTTCGCCAAGCTGCAGGCGAGTTATCTGAACCAGGAAGTCGCGTTGGAAGCGGATTCCGACAGCGATGGCGCCGCCTTTCTTGACCTGGGCTTCGGGTACCGCTTGCCCAAGCGCTGGGGGATCTTCGAAGTGCAAGTCCAAAACGTGCTGGACCAGGATTATCGGTTCGAAGGGCTGCAAAATAGGCGGCCGCAACCGGAGGTGGGCGTACCGTCGTTCCTGCCGTTTCCGCCTGAAGTGACTGTCCTCGCCCGGCTCACACTTGCACTTTGGTGATATACGTCTTAAAAATCTCCCTTCATTGTCATTCGCCGATCGCCTGAGAGGTTGATCGACAGCCTCAGTGCGGTGCCTCTTAACATGCTACTGTGAATATTTCACAGCACGACCCCAATTTTCTATATACATTAGCGGTGATGCACGAACGCGGGCCCCTCATTCGCGTTTTCGTTTGTACGTTGGCTAAGTGGCCACCACAAACGGACTTTCACGGAGGCGGTCGTGCTCCATGAAGGCCGTGCTCGAAAAATGAAGGTATACCCTAAATCCAACCTATCATAGGAGAACACTGCCATGAGCGATCCAGTTATTTTATACAATGGACATAAGCGGTTTTGGTTACCCCTTGTCGTGTTAGGGCTTGCCGCTCTATTGCCCTTCGAAGTTTATTCCGCCCCCGAGGGATCGGTTCCTGTCCAAACGGCCGAGCAAGACCCGGCTGCGCCGACCGCACCGGAGGCACTGGCGAGCGGTTGCGGACGCTGTTTTAGCCCCTCCGGTACTCGAAAGTCATGTCACATTTCGGGCACGTATGCTGGAAAATATTCATGCCCTGATCCGCACTCGGGCGGACACAGCTGGTGCGACAGCCCGTGCCAGTGAAGGTGCATAATACCTAGAATGCGAAGGCCCAGAAATCGTAGCCGGATGGAGTGATTCGCAATCCGGGGACGCATGGATCTCATGCGTCCCCGGGTTCACTTTGTCTCATCCGGGATCCTAATCTTCAGCCGCTTGCGGCTTGAAAGCCGCCATCAATTGCTGTTGCGTCCTCACCGGGACCGCATCGTAATGACTGAACTCGATGGCATAGCTGCCGTGACCGCCGGTCATGGATTTGAGTTGTGATTGGTACTGTTCCAATTCGCTCAAAGGCGCCTGCCCCGCGATCTCGATCATCCCGCCGGGCAAAGCGCTGGTATTGCTCACCCGCCCCCGCTTGGTGGACAAATCACCAGTAATATCGCCCATATTCGCGCTCGGTAGGGTAATACGTATGTCGACGATGGGCTCGAGCACCACGGGCTTGGCGCTCTTGAAAGCTTCGCTGAACGCCTTCTTGCCGGCCGCGACGAAGGCGACTTCCTTGGAATCGACGGGATGGTACTTGCCATCATACAAAGTAACCTCAAGGTCTTGGATTTGGTAGCCAGCGATGACGCCTTCCTGGATCGCCTGGAGGATCCCCTTCTCGACGGCGGGAATAAATTGCCGCGGTATGACCCCGCCCACCACCGCGTCGACGAACTTATAGCCCTCACCGCGATCGAGCGGGCGGACCCGCAGGAACACTTCACCGAATTGACCCGCGCCGCCGGTTTGTTTCTTATGCCGGTGGTGCCCTTCGGAGGGCGCCGTAACCGTTTCGCGGTAAGCGATCTTGGGTGGCCGGGTTTCCACCTCGACGTGGAAACGCTCTTTCATGGTTTCCAGCAAGACCCGGACGTGCAGATCCCCGAGACCGCGCAACACGGTCTCGTTGAGGGCGGTGTTGTGCTCGACGCGTGCGCTCGGGTCCTCCGCTTCCAGCTTATGCAGGGTATCGGAGAGCCTTTGTTCATCTCCGCGGCTTTTCGCCGCGATCGCGAGGCCGTGCATCGGCAACGGGAAGCTGATCGACTTGAGGTGGATGTGGTCCTCTTCGTGGGAGTCGTGTAACACCGCATCGAAGTGGATTTCGTCGACCTTGGCGACGGCGCATATGTCACCCGGGATCCCGGCCGGGATCTCGCTCGACTCTTTCCCCAAGAGCTTAAACAGGTGTCCGACCTTAAATGGTTTGCGGCCATCCCCGATAAACAACTGGCTGTCCTTGGTGATGGTGCCCTGATGAATGCGAAACATCCCCAAACGGCCCACGAAGGGGTCGATGGCGACCCTGAAGACGTGCGCCAATGCGTGGCGGGCGGGATCAGGTGTGATCTCGGCGCGTTCGGCGGTCGCGCCTTCACCTTTGAGAAAGGCGGGCGGATTGCCTTCCAGCGGATTGGGCATCAGCTTGACGAGAATATTGAGTAACTCCGCAAGCCCGGTCCCGGTCCGCGCGGAAACGAAACAGACCGGGATTAGATGCCCTTCGCGCAAGGCTTTCTCGAACGGGTCGTGCAGTTGTTCCGGGTCGAGCGATTGCCCTTGTTCGAGATAAAGTTCCATGAGCGCGTCATCGACCTCGACGACTTGGTCGATGAGCCTAGTATGCGCCTCTGCCACCGAGGAGAAATCCGTGGCTTCTCCGGCGGGCTCGAAAAAGCAATCGACGACTGACCGGCCGTTGTCGGCGGGGAGATTAATGGGCAAACATTCATCCCCGAAGACGCGCCGGATCTGCTCCAAACAACCGAAGAGATCGACGTTTTCTGCATCGATTTGGTTGATGACGATGAGCCGATCAAGCTCCCTCGCGCGCGTCCATGCCATCATGCGTTGCGTGACCATCTGCACCCCGGTCTGGGCATTGACGATGATAGCCGCGGTTTCAACCGCCGCAAGGACCGAGAGCGCCCGCCCGATAAAGTCCGGATAACCCGGAGTGTCGATGAGATTGAGATGCTTGCCTTGATAATCGAACCCGAGGACCGTGCTATTCAACGAGTGCTGATGTGCCTTCTCCAGGGGGTCGTGATCGGAGACGGTGTTGCCGCGCTCAACGGTTCCGGCGGTCTTAATCGCGCCCACGCGTTCCAATATCGCCTCGACCAGGGTCGTTTTGCCCGCTCCCGCGTGTCCCACCAGCGCGATGTTTCGGATATCCTGGGTTGTATAGCCTGTCATGCACTACCTCGCAGTTTCTTGTTAGCCACGTACTTTGGAGTATAAGAGGCAATACAAAAGGCGCAAGAAAAAAAATGGGGCTGACTCGGTCAGCCCCAAGGCGCTGGTGACGAACACGCAAGCGGCAGTGGTGTCGTCGTTCCCGGGAGGTTACCGGCCTCCCCGGTAGGCGTCAAAATTCATGCTGTGCGAGCAAATCCCTTCCCTTGCGGGTGAGATAACCGTCCTCCCTCAAGTAACCCATGGCGATCGCCTTATGGACGACAGATCCCGGCGTCCCCTCCGGCAAATAAAGATCACCATCGCCATAGTGGTGTCTCAGCACCGACGCGATCTCCACTTCGTTTGAAGCGTTCGCACGATTTTCTAATGCGTTCATGGGATGAGCGGCTGTTAACTGTTCTCTTTACAAATTATTAAATCTTTAACTTAGTATATTACATGAACTATATAAGATCAATATCATCTTTTAACCTATTGTATATTATTATCTTAAACATGTAAACATGACCGGGACGCGCTCCCCGGGAACAAGAAATAAATCGCGTAGCCGTGGGGTGGACAGCTACGCGAACGTGGGTAGGCAATCTTAAGCCGTCTTAGCTGCGGCTAGTTTTTGGGTTTCGCCGACGTACTTCTCGAACCACGCGCCGGTTTGCGCGTTCCAGTCAAGCAGTTGCTCCCGCGCCTTGGCGCCCCGGTAGAGTGATACGGGCGTTGCATCGGCTGACACGATGAGCTTTACGCTGCGGTCGTAAAACGTATCTACCAAGGTAATAAAATGCTTGGCCTTATCGTTATCCTTGTCGTCCATACACGGGATATTAGCGATCAGGACCGTTTGATAGCACAGCGCAATCTCGATGTAATCGGAGGGAGCGCGCGGTCCGCCGCAGATCTGATCGAAGTCGAACCAAACCACGCCGTCCGCGTGGCGCACGGCCGGGATCGGGCGTGGATCAGCGCGATAGCCGGAAGAAAACGCTCACGCTGTAACCCGTTGCGGTAAAGGCTCTCAGGCGCTTCATTCGAGGTCGCCACTAAAGTAATGCCTCGATCGAAGGCGGCGCGAAAAAAATTTCCCAGCAGCATCGCATCCGTGATATCACCGACGTGAAGCTCGTCAAGGCACAGGACGCGGGTGCTCGTTGCTAAGCGCTCCGCGACGGTATCGAGCGGGTTACGCACATTATCGAGGCCCTTAAGCTCACGGTGGATCCCCAGCATAAAGCTGTGAAAATGCGCACGCAGCTTGTCGCTAAACGGGAGGCACTCGAACAAGGTATCCATGACATAGGTCTTACCTCGCCCGACGCTACCCCAAAAATAGATACCCTTCAGCGGGGTGATTTTGGCGCTGGCTCCACCGCCCCGGAACGCCCACGGAGACCGCGCAGAGCCTTTCGCACTCGGCGTGGATGCGAGCAGACCGTCAAACAGGCGCTGCGCTTGGCGTATGGCTACACGCTGGGCTAGATCGGGTGAAAAATCCTCGCGACGTAGGTCCTCTTGGTAGCGTTCCTGTGGCGTCATGAAGACTATAATCCCACAGGCACGACCGATTGCAACTTGGGCGATTCGTCAGGCTTGACGCCGGTTTCTATGTGGATCGCCTAATTCATCTTCTCTAGAAACGCATCGATGGCGGCGTTGAACCTATCCGGAAACTCCCAGAACATTAGGTGTAAACCAAACGAAATCACATCCGAGCTGGGCATATTCTTCTTGATCCACATCTTGCCCGCGACGGTCCAACCTTCTTGTTCGCTCAAGACGTGCAACACGGGGATCTGGCTGTCTATTGCCTTCGCTTCGTAGGTGTAATCGACAAAATCGCCGCTAATCCCGAGCCCCACTGCGATGTAGTTCGGTGTCTTCATGACTTGCTCGACGAACCAGCCGGCTTCCTCTCCGGTTACCTTGCGTGTAACCATCGACTGGGCGAATTTTGGCATCATCTCGCGCCGGTTATAGATTATATCGTTATTAAAGGATCGCATGGCTTCGAATGTCGTGTAAATGCCCCAGTCGCCTTCCTTGACCACCGTGGGCTTGGGGGATTCATCGATGCAAATGAAGGCTTGCGCATTCGCGGTGCCGAACGCTCTGAAGTAGGCATAGGCATCGAAACAACCATAGGAATGCGCAATTAGAATGACATCTCGGAGTTTCAGCGCATCCATAAATGCCTTTAGATCCGCGCCGTGCTGGGTGTAATGATTGTTTTCCAGCGTCTTGGAAGATCGTCCCTGACCTCGGGGATCGTAGCTGATCGTCCGGTAGCGTTTCGAGAAATGGGCATGCTGCCGAGAAAAAAACTCAGTCGTTAGGGTCCAACCGGGGATAAAAATCATCGCGGGACCCGATCCGGCTTCCTCGTAGTAAAGCTCTAAATCGGGGCTCACCCGGACAAACTGGCCGGCAGACACGCTACTACCGAGCACGACCAGCGTTGCAAAAATGGCGCTGCATCGGGCCATGGAATTGTATTGGTGGCTATTCATCTCTTCGTCTCTCCCTTCGTATCCGATTCTTGGCGAGCTCACTGGCCTTTCTTCCGGACGGTCCCCAGGAAGGTACACCGCCTGCCCCTTTCGCAGGCCCTGCGATAATACTTTATCACCGTCGCCCGACAGGTTTTCTTCGCTCGGTAACTAAAGTACTGGAACGCGTTCCTGCCCAAAAGCGCGATGCCGATGAGGCCTGCCACCTCAGGACCGCCCACGATCAATAAGCCGGCGATAACGGCG carries:
- the zapE gene encoding AFG1/ZapE family ATPase; this encodes MVWFDFDQICGGPRAPSDYIEIALCYQTVLIANIPCMDDKDNDKAKHFITLVDTFYDRSVKLIVSADATPVSLYRGAKAREQLLDWNAQTGAWFEKYVGETQKLAAAKTA
- the fusA gene encoding elongation factor G; the protein is MTGYTTQDIRNIALVGHAGAGKTTLVEAILERVGAIKTAGTVERGNTVSDHDPLEKAHQHSLNSTVLGFDYQGKHLNLIDTPGYPDFIGRALSVLAAVETAAIIVNAQTGVQMVTQRMMAWTRARELDRLIVINQIDAENVDLFGCLEQIRRVFGDECLPINLPADNGRSVVDCFFEPAGEATDFSSVAEAHTRLIDQVVEVDDALMELYLEQGQSLDPEQLHDPFEKALREGHLIPVCFVSARTGTGLAELLNILVKLMPNPLEGNPPAFLKGEGATAERAEITPDPARHALAHVFRVAIDPFVGRLGMFRIHQGTITKDSQLFIGDGRKPFKVGHLFKLLGKESSEIPAGIPGDICAVAKVDEIHFDAVLHDSHEEDHIHLKSISFPLPMHGLAIAAKSRGDEQRLSDTLHKLEAEDPSARVEHNTALNETVLRGLGDLHVRVLLETMKERFHVEVETRPPKIAYRETVTAPSEGHHRHKKQTGGAGQFGEVFLRVRPLDRGEGYKFVDAVVGGVIPRQFIPAVEKGILQAIQEGVIAGYQIQDLEVTLYDGKYHPVDSKEVAFVAAGKKAFSEAFKSAKPVVLEPIVDIRITLPSANMGDITGDLSTKRGRVSNTSALPGGMIEIAGQAPLSELEQYQSQLKSMTGGHGSYAIEFSHYDAVPVRTQQQLMAAFKPQAAED
- the zapE gene encoding cell division protein ZapE; translated protein: MTPQERYQEDLRREDFSPDLAQRVAIRQAQRLFDGLLASTPSAKGSARSPWAFRGGGASAKITPLKGIYFWGSVGRGKTYVMDTLFECLPFSDKLRAHFHSFMLGIHRELKGLDNVRNPLDTVAERLATSTRVLCLDELHVGDITDAMLLGNFFRAAFDRGITLVATSNEAPESLYRNGLQRERFLPAIALIHARSRPCATRTAWFGSTSIRSAADRALPPITSRLRCAIKRS
- a CDS encoding alpha/beta hydrolase, whose protein sequence is MNSHQYNSMARCSAIFATLVVLGSSVSAGQFVRVSPDLELYYEEAGSGPAMIFIPGWTLTTEFFSRQHAHFSKRYRTISYDPRGQGRSSKTLENNHYTQHGADLKAFMDALKLRDVILIAHSYGCFDAYAYFRAFGTANAQAFICIDESPKPTVVKEGDWGIYTTFEAMRSFNNDIIYNRREMMPKFAQSMVTRKVTGEEAGWFVEQVMKTPNYIAVGLGISGDFVDYTYEAKAIDSQIPVLHVLSEQEGWTVAGKMWIKKNMPSSDVISFGLHLMFWEFPDRFNAAIDAFLEKMN
- a CDS encoding TonB-dependent receptor, with amino-acid sequence MKKRLIANGEAAAAARGRGPERRIVVKPRRAVEWALYYPPLLDTRPERYPEPLRAALAAYRQNDLPAAFARLEALSPKDRMGRFFTLRAGLFLSVGRVEEAERDIAAALKANPKEGTALALRAVIAVVRNETEEALRFAQEAVTAEPRSSTPYVAFEIEPARKSLEEASRLAPEDALVWARLAEIELSLGDLDAALEATRKAEQLDPGLSRTQSVLGFAYLTRIEVDRAKTAFERALMLDPADPLPRLGLALARIREGDVDEGTQEIETAASLDPNNSLIRSYLGKAYFEQKRGGLASTEFEQAKLLDPKDPTPWFYSAIHKQTTNRPIEALHDLQHSIDLNDNRAVYRSRLLLDEDLAARGAALGRIYRDLGFQQIGLVEGWKSLSVDPADYAAHRLLADSYSALPRHEIARVSELLQSQLLQPINITPVQPQLAESDLFLLGGLGPADPSLNEFNSLFQRNRFSLLASGLVGSQETYGDEVVQSGIWNNLSYSLGQFHYETDGFRTNNDIDVDIYNAFVQARLTPKISVQAEIRRREVAHGNLDAFFEPSAFEMQRSRDFRREADSDSYRAGIHFQPNEASDLIASFIYQESDVELGRMGPVPTRSDAQAYIAETQYVMKHSIFDMVLGGGYYGLDLRIPTESPEDLVTDHGNAYIYTHIRYPRSVIWHVGLSADWFDNDELESSSSLNPKLGILWNITSRTLFRAGAFKVLKRSLIANQTLEPTQVAGFNQFFDDPNGTEAVRYGAGIDHRFSSSLSGGAEISKREVEVPVSGTPDPDDSEESLYRMYLNWAPHPRWAATLEYVKEDFDNLEPVGPRDTETQTLPISVSFFDPSGFFAKLQASYLNQEVALEADSDSDGAAFLDLGFGYRLPKRWGIFEVQVQNVLDQDYRFEGLQNRRPQPEVGVPSFLPFPPEVTVLARLTLALW